Proteins from a genomic interval of Eschrichtius robustus isolate mEscRob2 chromosome 18, mEscRob2.pri, whole genome shotgun sequence:
- the MZT1 gene encoding mitotic-spindle organizing protein 1 yields MASSSGVGAAAANLNAVRETMDVLLEISRILNTGLDMETLSICVRLCEQGINPEALSSVIKELRKAAEALKAAENMTS; encoded by the exons ATGGCGAGTAGCAGTGGcgtcggggcggcggcggcgaatCTGAATGCGGTGAGGGAGACCATGGACG TTCTGCTTGAGATTTCAAGAATTTTGAATACTGGATTAGATATGGAAACTCTGTCTATATGTGTACGGCTCTGTGAACAAGGAATTAACCCAGAAGCTTTATCATCAGTTATTAAGGAACTTCGCAAGGCCGCTGAAGCATTAAAG
- the BORA gene encoding protein aurora borealis isoform X1, whose protein sequence is MGPSALRPWRVPWEDLQRCRSRQEVDQKSLWAHPRPRAWAPGNRGKFSLCAMGDVKESKMQITPETPGRIPVLNPFESPGDYSNLHEQTVSSPSVFKSTKLPTPGEFRWSIDQLAVINPVEIDPEDIHRQALYLSRSRIDKDVEDQRQKAIEEFFTKDVIVPSPWTDHEGKQLSEYDSSKCININNESPVGRKLTIHSETSNAACQTLLSLPVDFNLEKVLGDYFRADEFADQSPGNLSSSSLRRKLFLDGNGSISDSLPPASPRSPRSGAEASLEVFYSIDLSPVQCRSPVQTPSSGQFSSSPIQGSAKKYSLGSITSPSPISSPTFSPIEFQIGKTPLSEQRKLTFHSPDASSGTNSHGITNPCIRSPYIDGCSPIKNWSPMRLEMCTGGAKYRPALIRVPFALEAHSEDEGDKADVPSTDASSLATGTAGVHLPQLDGDVCPHGAHLVVTAMSITQNQSGASEKELALLQDVESEKENNTVDMVDPIEIADETTWIKEPVDNRSLPMTDFVSGIAFSIENSHMCMSPLAESSVIPCESSNIQMDSGYNTQTCGSNIMDTVGAESYCKESDAQTLEVENKSQVFNIKQDHSMQRCWMKIANRPQCSSP, encoded by the exons ATGGGGCCATCAGCACTGCGGCCCTGGCGGGTCCCTTGGGAGGATCTCCAAAGATGCCGATCTAGGCAGGAGGTGGATCAGAAGTCCTTGTGGGCCCACCCCCGCCCGAGGGCCTGGGCTCCGGGGAACCGAGGCAAG ttttctctctgtgctatgGGAGATGTCAAAGAATCAAAAATGCAAATAACACCCGAAACTCCAGGAAGAATTCCTGTTTTAAATCCTTTTGAAAGTCCTGGTGATTATTCTAATCTCCACGAACAAACTGTCTCCAGTCCTTCTGTTTTTAAATCGACAAAATTACCA ACTCCAGGGGAATTTAGATGGTCTATTGATCAACTAGCCGTAATAAATCCTGTAGAAATAGACCCAGAAGACATTCATCGTCAAGCTTTATACTTAAGTCGTTCTCG aatagataaagatgtggaaGACCAAAGACAAAAAGCCATTGAAGAG TTTTTCACTAAGGATGTCATCGTACCTTCTCCTTGGACTGATCATGAAGGGAAGCAGCTTTCAGAGTATGATTCCAGTAAAT GTATTAACATCAATAATGAATCTCCAGTTGGAAGAAAGCTGACCATACATTCTGAGACAAGCAATG CTGCTTGCCAGACATTGCTGTCTCTCCCTGTggattttaatttagaaaaggtATTAG GTGACTATTTTAGAGCTGATGAATTTGCAGATCAATCTCCTGGAAACCTCAGTTCTTCATCCCTCAGAAGAAAGCTCTTTTTAGATGGCAACGGAAGTATCTCTGACTCCTTACCTCCAGCTTCTCCCAGAAGTCCTCGTAGTGGTGCTGAAGCATCACTTGAGGTTTTTTATTCAATAGATTTATCTCCTGTGCAGTGTAGGAGCCCTGTGCAGACCCCGAGTTCG gGGCAGTTTTCTTCTAGCCCTATTCAGGGTAGTGCAAAAAAATACAGTTTGGGAAGCATAACCAGcccttcacctatttcttcaCCCACTTTCTCACCAATTGAATTTCAAATAGGAAAGACACCACTCTCAG AGCAAAGGAAGTTAACTTTCCATTCTCCTGATGCTTCGTCTGGAACAAATTCTCATGGAATCACCAATCCGTGTATCAGAAGTCCTTATATAGATGGCTGCTCACCAATTAAAAATTGGTCTCCTATGAGACTTGAGATGTGTACAGGGGGTGCTAAGTATCGGCCCGCACTGATTCGGGTACCTTTTGCTCTCGAGGCTCACAGCGAAGATGAAGGAGACAAGGCAGATGTTCCTTCCACAGACGCCTCCTCCCTCGCCACGGGCACGGCTGGAGTCCACCTGCCGCAGCTGGATGGTGACGTTTGTCCACACGGCGCGCACTTGGTAGTGACCGCCATGTCTATTACCCAGAACCAGTCCGGTGCTTCTGAGAAAGAATTGGCACTGCTGCAGGATGTGGAAAGTGAGAAGGAGAATAACACTGTGGATATGGTCGATCCCATAGAGATAGCAGATGAGACCACTTGGATTAAGGAGCCCGTTGATAATAGGAGTTTACCCATGACTGACTTTGTGAGTGGGATCGCCTTCAGTATTGAAAACTCTCACATGTGCATGTCACCTCTCGCAGAAAGCAGTGTCATTCCTTGTGAAAGCAGTAACATTCAG ATGGATAGTGGCTATAATACACAGACTTGTGGAAGCAATATTATGGATACGGTTGGAGCAGAAAGTTACTGCAAAGAAAGTGATGCACAAACCTTGGAAGTCGAGAATAAATCTCAAGTTTTTAATATAAAG cAAGACCACTCGATGCAAAGGTGTTGGATGAAAATTGCAAATCGTCCTCAATGCAGCAGCCCATAG
- the BORA gene encoding protein aurora borealis isoform X2 — protein sequence MGDVKESKMQITPETPGRIPVLNPFESPGDYSNLHEQTVSSPSVFKSTKLPTPGEFRWSIDQLAVINPVEIDPEDIHRQALYLSRSRIDKDVEDQRQKAIEEFFTKDVIVPSPWTDHEGKQLSEYDSSKCININNESPVGRKLTIHSETSNAACQTLLSLPVDFNLEKVLGDYFRADEFADQSPGNLSSSSLRRKLFLDGNGSISDSLPPASPRSPRSGAEASLEVFYSIDLSPVQCRSPVQTPSSGQFSSSPIQGSAKKYSLGSITSPSPISSPTFSPIEFQIGKTPLSEQRKLTFHSPDASSGTNSHGITNPCIRSPYIDGCSPIKNWSPMRLEMCTGGAKYRPALIRVPFALEAHSEDEGDKADVPSTDASSLATGTAGVHLPQLDGDVCPHGAHLVVTAMSITQNQSGASEKELALLQDVESEKENNTVDMVDPIEIADETTWIKEPVDNRSLPMTDFVSGIAFSIENSHMCMSPLAESSVIPCESSNIQMDSGYNTQTCGSNIMDTVGAESYCKESDAQTLEVENKSQVFNIKQDHSMQRCWMKIANRPQCSSP from the exons atgGGAGATGTCAAAGAATCAAAAATGCAAATAACACCCGAAACTCCAGGAAGAATTCCTGTTTTAAATCCTTTTGAAAGTCCTGGTGATTATTCTAATCTCCACGAACAAACTGTCTCCAGTCCTTCTGTTTTTAAATCGACAAAATTACCA ACTCCAGGGGAATTTAGATGGTCTATTGATCAACTAGCCGTAATAAATCCTGTAGAAATAGACCCAGAAGACATTCATCGTCAAGCTTTATACTTAAGTCGTTCTCG aatagataaagatgtggaaGACCAAAGACAAAAAGCCATTGAAGAG TTTTTCACTAAGGATGTCATCGTACCTTCTCCTTGGACTGATCATGAAGGGAAGCAGCTTTCAGAGTATGATTCCAGTAAAT GTATTAACATCAATAATGAATCTCCAGTTGGAAGAAAGCTGACCATACATTCTGAGACAAGCAATG CTGCTTGCCAGACATTGCTGTCTCTCCCTGTggattttaatttagaaaaggtATTAG GTGACTATTTTAGAGCTGATGAATTTGCAGATCAATCTCCTGGAAACCTCAGTTCTTCATCCCTCAGAAGAAAGCTCTTTTTAGATGGCAACGGAAGTATCTCTGACTCCTTACCTCCAGCTTCTCCCAGAAGTCCTCGTAGTGGTGCTGAAGCATCACTTGAGGTTTTTTATTCAATAGATTTATCTCCTGTGCAGTGTAGGAGCCCTGTGCAGACCCCGAGTTCG gGGCAGTTTTCTTCTAGCCCTATTCAGGGTAGTGCAAAAAAATACAGTTTGGGAAGCATAACCAGcccttcacctatttcttcaCCCACTTTCTCACCAATTGAATTTCAAATAGGAAAGACACCACTCTCAG AGCAAAGGAAGTTAACTTTCCATTCTCCTGATGCTTCGTCTGGAACAAATTCTCATGGAATCACCAATCCGTGTATCAGAAGTCCTTATATAGATGGCTGCTCACCAATTAAAAATTGGTCTCCTATGAGACTTGAGATGTGTACAGGGGGTGCTAAGTATCGGCCCGCACTGATTCGGGTACCTTTTGCTCTCGAGGCTCACAGCGAAGATGAAGGAGACAAGGCAGATGTTCCTTCCACAGACGCCTCCTCCCTCGCCACGGGCACGGCTGGAGTCCACCTGCCGCAGCTGGATGGTGACGTTTGTCCACACGGCGCGCACTTGGTAGTGACCGCCATGTCTATTACCCAGAACCAGTCCGGTGCTTCTGAGAAAGAATTGGCACTGCTGCAGGATGTGGAAAGTGAGAAGGAGAATAACACTGTGGATATGGTCGATCCCATAGAGATAGCAGATGAGACCACTTGGATTAAGGAGCCCGTTGATAATAGGAGTTTACCCATGACTGACTTTGTGAGTGGGATCGCCTTCAGTATTGAAAACTCTCACATGTGCATGTCACCTCTCGCAGAAAGCAGTGTCATTCCTTGTGAAAGCAGTAACATTCAG ATGGATAGTGGCTATAATACACAGACTTGTGGAAGCAATATTATGGATACGGTTGGAGCAGAAAGTTACTGCAAAGAAAGTGATGCACAAACCTTGGAAGTCGAGAATAAATCTCAAGTTTTTAATATAAAG cAAGACCACTCGATGCAAAGGTGTTGGATGAAAATTGCAAATCGTCCTCAATGCAGCAGCCCATAG